The following are encoded in a window of Streptomyces sp. 11x1 genomic DNA:
- a CDS encoding methyltransferase domain-containing protein — MTLLRDEDLAAAFDHASRSYDTLVSANPGYHGQLRRSARRLGLPARGAGLRVLDLGCGTGASTAALAAVLPETEITAVDASAGMLERAARKQWREGVSFVHAPAERLAEAGVEGPFDAVFAAYLFRNVTDPDAVLSAVRDVLAPGGRLAVHEYTLSGRPVDRAVWAGVCRGLVLPVATVLGDGGLYRHLWRSVVEFDTADGFAARVRSHGFEAVRALPLPGWQTGITHTIVARRPATAEDGR; from the coding sequence ATGACGCTGCTCCGCGACGAGGACCTGGCCGCCGCGTTCGACCACGCCTCGCGCAGCTACGACACGCTGGTGTCCGCGAATCCCGGCTATCACGGCCAGTTGCGCCGCTCGGCGCGCCGCCTCGGACTCCCCGCGCGGGGGGCCGGTCTGCGCGTCCTCGACCTCGGCTGCGGGACCGGCGCGTCCACCGCCGCGCTCGCCGCCGTCCTCCCCGAGACCGAGATCACCGCCGTGGACGCCTCGGCGGGCATGCTGGAGCGCGCGGCCCGCAAGCAGTGGCGCGAGGGAGTGAGCTTCGTGCACGCGCCCGCCGAACGGCTGGCCGAGGCCGGTGTGGAAGGGCCGTTCGACGCGGTGTTCGCCGCCTATCTCTTCCGGAACGTCACCGATCCCGACGCCGTCCTGTCGGCCGTGCGCGACGTCCTGGCTCCCGGGGGCCGCCTGGCGGTGCACGAGTACACACTCAGCGGCCGGCCCGTCGACCGCGCCGTGTGGGCTGGTGTGTGCCGCGGCCTGGTCCTGCCTGTCGCGACCGTCCTCGGCGACGGCGGCCTCTACCGCCATCTGTGGCGCAGCGTCGTGGAGTTCGACACCGCCGACGGCTTCGCCGCCCGGGTCCGCTCCCACGGATTCGAAGCCGTGCGGGCCCTGCCGCTGCCCGGCTGGCAGACCGGCATCACGCACACGATCGTCGCCCGCCGGCCGGCCACGGCGGAGGACGGCCGATGA
- a CDS encoding lycopene cyclase family protein, whose amino-acid sequence MLEADVAIVGAGAAGLSLAHRLSRRAPGEPRLSVILLDAPPGPLRPPGRTWCFWEKGPGPYDAALGAVWRRLRTHTPEGRVLQHDIAPLTYKMLRSDDFEDLVTRELARGDEVRRLEAAVETVEGIPEGAEIRARSGQGASLTVRVRWVFDSRPLGSLPPARTTLLQHFRGWFVRTPRPVFDSETVEFMDFRVPQPPGGLAFGYVLPTDSRRALVEYTEFSRAVLPNDAYDTALRRYSEDVLGLRGFEVVATESGVIPMTDARFDRRAGPSVFRIGTAGGATRPSTGYTFSAIQRQTRAIAAALRAGRNPVPPPAHTARSRAMDAVLLRALDSGRVDGAAFFTRLFSRVPAERLLRFLDGETRLHEDLALGLRTPVLPMLRSAAELSWLPHVPAEHPASIEPPSPAEQPFSTERLSPAELPFSGEPFPDRAPRRP is encoded by the coding sequence ATGCTGGAAGCCGATGTGGCCATCGTGGGCGCGGGGGCGGCCGGCCTGTCCCTCGCCCACCGTCTGTCACGACGCGCCCCCGGCGAACCCCGTCTGTCGGTGATCCTGCTGGACGCGCCTCCCGGCCCGCTGCGTCCCCCTGGCCGCACCTGGTGCTTCTGGGAGAAGGGGCCCGGCCCGTACGACGCGGCTCTCGGCGCCGTCTGGCGGCGGCTGCGGACGCACACCCCCGAGGGCCGGGTCCTCCAGCACGACATCGCGCCCCTGACCTACAAGATGCTCCGCTCCGACGACTTCGAGGACCTCGTCACCCGCGAACTGGCCCGCGGCGACGAGGTCCGGCGACTGGAAGCAGCCGTCGAGACGGTGGAGGGCATCCCCGAGGGAGCCGAGATCCGCGCCCGGTCCGGCCAGGGCGCCTCTCTGACCGTCCGCGTCCGCTGGGTTTTCGACTCCCGGCCCCTCGGGAGCCTGCCCCCCGCCCGCACCACCCTGTTGCAGCACTTCCGCGGCTGGTTCGTCCGCACCCCACGACCGGTGTTCGACAGCGAAACGGTGGAGTTCATGGACTTCCGGGTACCGCAGCCGCCGGGCGGACTCGCCTTCGGCTATGTCCTGCCCACCGACAGCCGCCGAGCCCTGGTGGAGTACACCGAGTTCTCCCGAGCCGTCCTGCCCAACGACGCCTACGACACCGCGCTGCGTCGCTACAGCGAGGACGTGCTGGGGCTGCGCGGCTTCGAGGTCGTCGCGACGGAGAGCGGGGTCATCCCGATGACCGACGCCCGTTTCGACCGCCGGGCGGGCCCTTCGGTCTTCCGTATCGGTACGGCGGGAGGCGCCACGCGGCCCTCCACGGGCTACACCTTCTCCGCGATCCAGCGGCAGACCCGAGCGATCGCCGCCGCGCTCCGCGCGGGCCGGAACCCGGTGCCTCCGCCGGCCCACACGGCCCGTTCGCGCGCGATGGACGCGGTGCTGCTGAGGGCGCTGGACAGCGGCCGCGTCGACGGCGCCGCGTTCTTCACCCGGCTGTTCTCGCGGGTTCCGGCGGAACGGCTGCTGCGGTTCCTGGACGGGGAGACCCGCCTTCACGAGGACCTCGCCCTCGGCCTGCGCACCCCCGTGCTGCCGATGCTCCGCTCCGCGGCGGAGTTGTCCTGGCTGCCCCATGTCCCCGCCGAACACCCCGCCTCCATTGAGCCGCCCTCCCCCGCCGAACAGCCCTTCTCCACCGAACGGCTCTCCCCGGCAGAACTGCCTTTCTCCGGCGAGCCGTTCCCCGACCGCGCCCCCCGTCGCCCATGA